Proteins encoded by one window of Streptomyces sp. ALI-76-A:
- the murJ gene encoding murein biosynthesis integral membrane protein MurJ, producing MNAPYDGDRGRAAGSSGDPEGPPPEHGQVPPQPPADMYLQDAYDQDPYRAQDLYAQDPIAEALYDRASHPPPPPGTYQPQQPLYVQPPQSPYAPDPRVWAQTPAPEPDGPTQYLPYGDDPRTTQFVGVDDLVTQAGEERHEPDAFAHLFRDQQQGSGHPSYEQQPSVPGPAAAPGERVPAPQYQAPPSLPTDDQTMNLAATPAAPPAPAVKKGGRASGLLKSSAVMAAGTMVSRLTGFIRSALIVSALGVGLLGDTFQVAYQLPTMIYILTVGGGLNSVFVPQLVRAMKEDEDGGEAYANRLLTLVMVALGALTVLSVLGAPILIRLLSDSVAGNPAANEVGITFVRYFLPSIFFMGIHVVMGQILNARGKFGAMMWTPVLNNIVIIVTLGMFMWVYGTAADSGMKVTTIPAEGQRLLGIGILLGLVVQALAMIPYLRETGFRLRLRFDWKGHGLGKAVTLAKWTVLFVLANQAGAIVVSQLSTAAGTDSPVDGTGFAAYANAQLIWGLPQAIITVSLMAALLPRLSRSAAEGDSGAVRDDISQGLRTTAVAIVPIAFGFVSLGIPMCTLIFGSSGTSEATNMGFMLMAFGLGLIPYSVQYVVLRAFYAYEDTRTPFYNTVIVAVVNASASALCYFVLPARWAVVGMSASYGLAYAIGVGVAWNRLRKRLGGDLDGNRVLRTYARLCIAAVPAALLSGAACYGIGNSLGQGVVGSFAALIAGGAVLLGIFFVAARRMRIEELNSLVGMVRGRLGR from the coding sequence ATGAACGCGCCGTACGACGGTGACCGCGGCCGGGCCGCGGGCAGCTCGGGCGACCCCGAGGGCCCGCCGCCCGAGCACGGCCAGGTGCCGCCGCAGCCCCCCGCCGACATGTACCTCCAGGACGCCTACGACCAGGACCCCTACCGGGCCCAGGACCTCTATGCCCAGGACCCGATCGCCGAGGCGCTGTACGACCGCGCCTCGCATCCCCCGCCGCCCCCGGGCACGTACCAGCCGCAGCAGCCGCTGTACGTCCAGCCGCCCCAGTCGCCGTACGCCCCCGACCCGCGCGTGTGGGCGCAGACCCCGGCGCCCGAGCCGGACGGCCCGACGCAGTACCTGCCGTACGGCGACGACCCTCGCACCACCCAGTTCGTGGGCGTCGACGACCTGGTGACCCAGGCGGGCGAGGAGCGCCACGAACCGGACGCGTTCGCGCATCTCTTCCGGGACCAGCAGCAGGGCAGCGGGCACCCGTCGTACGAGCAGCAGCCGTCGGTGCCGGGTCCGGCAGCGGCCCCGGGGGAGCGGGTGCCGGCGCCGCAGTACCAGGCCCCGCCTTCCTTGCCCACGGACGACCAGACCATGAACCTCGCCGCCACGCCCGCCGCGCCTCCGGCGCCCGCGGTCAAGAAGGGCGGGCGGGCATCCGGCCTGCTGAAGTCGAGCGCCGTGATGGCGGCCGGCACGATGGTCTCCCGCCTCACCGGCTTCATCCGCTCCGCGCTGATCGTCTCGGCGCTCGGCGTCGGTCTGCTCGGTGACACCTTCCAGGTCGCCTACCAGCTACCGACGATGATCTACATCCTGACCGTCGGCGGCGGCCTCAACTCCGTCTTCGTGCCGCAGCTCGTGCGTGCCATGAAGGAGGACGAGGACGGCGGCGAGGCGTACGCAAACCGGCTGCTGACGTTGGTGATGGTGGCGCTCGGCGCACTCACCGTCCTCTCCGTCCTCGGCGCACCGATCCTGATCCGTCTGCTGTCCGACTCGGTCGCCGGCAACCCGGCGGCCAACGAGGTCGGCATCACTTTCGTCCGCTACTTCCTGCCCTCGATCTTCTTCATGGGCATCCACGTGGTGATGGGTCAGATCCTCAACGCGCGCGGGAAGTTCGGCGCGATGATGTGGACGCCCGTCCTGAACAACATCGTCATCATCGTGACGCTCGGCATGTTCATGTGGGTGTACGGCACCGCGGCCGACTCCGGCATGAAGGTCACGACCATCCCGGCGGAGGGCCAGCGGCTCCTCGGCATCGGCATCCTGCTCGGCCTCGTGGTGCAGGCGCTGGCGATGATCCCGTACCTGCGCGAGACCGGCTTCCGGCTGCGGCTGCGCTTCGACTGGAAGGGCCACGGCCTCGGCAAGGCCGTCACGCTCGCCAAGTGGACCGTCCTGTTCGTCCTCGCCAACCAGGCCGGCGCGATCGTCGTCTCGCAGCTGTCCACCGCCGCGGGCACCGACTCGCCCGTCGACGGCACCGGCTTCGCCGCCTACGCCAACGCCCAGCTGATCTGGGGCCTGCCGCAGGCCATCATCACCGTCTCCCTGATGGCCGCCCTGCTGCCGCGGCTGTCCCGCTCCGCGGCCGAGGGCGACTCCGGCGCCGTGCGCGACGACATCTCCCAGGGCCTGCGGACCACCGCCGTCGCGATCGTGCCCATCGCCTTCGGCTTCGTGTCGCTGGGCATCCCGATGTGCACGCTGATCTTCGGCTCCTCGGGCACCAGCGAGGCCACGAACATGGGATTCATGCTGATGGCCTTCGGCCTCGGCCTGATCCCCTACTCCGTGCAGTACGTCGTCCTGCGCGCCTTCTACGCCTACGAGGACACCCGCACCCCCTTCTACAACACGGTGATCGTGGCCGTGGTCAACGCCAGTGCGTCGGCCCTGTGCTACTTCGTCCTCCCGGCCCGGTGGGCCGTGGTGGGCATGTCGGCCTCGTACGGCCTCGCCTACGCGATCGGTGTCGGTGTCGCCTGGAACCGGCTGCGCAAGCGGCTGGGCGGTGACCTGGACGGCAATCGCGTCCTGCGGACGTACGCCAGGCTGTGCATCGCCGCGGTGCCGGCGGCCCTGCTCAGCGGCGCGGCCTGCTACGGCATCGGCAACTCGCTCGGCCAGGGCGTCGTCGGATCCTTCGCCGCCCTGATCGCAGGCGGTGCGGTACTGCTCGGAATCTTCTTCGTGGCCGCCCGCCGCATGCGCATCGAGGAGCTGAACTCACTGGTCGGCATGGTGCGGGGGCGCCTGGGGCGCTGA
- a CDS encoding DUF6049 family protein: MAEAADFKGTSASPARRWMRRTGALLAGAPLLAGLFQLPAAPPAQAADSGTVSVAVDTLTPSVPTDGDTLTVSGTVTNNGKQAVTQAHVGLHVGPELNTRSAIDRAARNSGDTQSVTGSEIGGTYVEKFSKLTPGVAEPFSISVPVDELDLGDSGVYPFAVSLSGETSAQPWEQVLGSRSTFLPWQSGEARTKTRTTYLWPLVSTLHLTAETGSNEQQTPVFLNDDLLKELSPGGRLDQMLSLGKDLDVTWVIDPDLLASVDAMTRTYRVRTGSTTRTVPPQAVAKQWLAELQEAVTDNEVVALPFADPDLASLAHNGTGVTGSLSHLDEATDVAATTVRTVLHVTPSTDFAWPVDGAVDPSIMKVATSAGADKVIARSDSLQETGSLTYTPSAARPIGGGTTAIVADARMSTAFQGDLTRASSATLAVQQFLAQSLALTLQTGKQRSVVVAPQRMPSARQAQAMAEALTAVQSGNWSEPQDLTAAAAAKPDPEATTTVPAASRYPSSLRKQELTRTAFQEIATTQDKLDKFKVVLSDQSRVVTPFGRAMNREMSTTWRGRAMEATSFRSDVETYLDELADQVMLIDKSDTKLSGRSATIPVTVQNNLVQGVDRLVLRLTSLSPKRLEIGGETYSEQPVEVSGGHSQTVKFTTTAKVNGQATVIAQLYTEDGRAYGEPVTFDVKVTEFTANVMLVIGGGFLLLVLAGFRMYTQRKRAAARAAEEDGLDGTGEAVDLPETSEGTDDRLPAESGIRSRADDPEQPSDPAPDTPAESADPSGTGERVDR, from the coding sequence GTGGCCGAGGCGGCAGACTTCAAGGGGACCAGTGCCTCACCTGCCCGCCGGTGGATGCGGCGCACCGGAGCCCTGCTCGCCGGCGCGCCCCTGCTGGCCGGACTGTTCCAGCTGCCCGCCGCCCCGCCCGCCCAGGCCGCCGACTCGGGCACCGTGTCCGTTGCCGTCGACACCCTCACCCCCAGCGTCCCCACCGACGGCGACACGCTCACCGTGTCCGGCACGGTGACCAACAACGGCAAGCAGGCCGTCACGCAAGCCCACGTGGGACTGCACGTGGGGCCGGAGCTGAACACCCGCTCGGCCATCGACCGCGCGGCCAGGAACAGCGGCGACACCCAGAGCGTCACCGGGTCGGAGATCGGCGGCACGTACGTCGAGAAGTTCTCCAAGCTCACACCGGGCGTCGCCGAGCCCTTCTCCATCTCGGTGCCGGTCGACGAGCTGGACCTCGGTGACAGCGGTGTCTATCCGTTCGCCGTGTCACTCTCCGGCGAGACGTCCGCCCAACCCTGGGAACAGGTGCTTGGCAGCCGGAGCACGTTCCTGCCGTGGCAGTCCGGCGAAGCCCGCACGAAGACCAGGACGACGTACCTGTGGCCTCTCGTCTCCACTCTCCACCTGACGGCGGAGACGGGATCGAACGAGCAGCAGACGCCGGTCTTCCTCAACGACGATCTCCTGAAGGAGCTCTCCCCGGGCGGCCGCCTGGACCAGATGCTGTCCCTGGGCAAGGACCTCGACGTCACCTGGGTGATCGACCCGGACCTGCTGGCCTCGGTCGACGCGATGACACGCACCTACCGCGTCAGAACCGGCAGCACCACGCGGACGGTCCCCCCTCAGGCGGTAGCCAAGCAATGGCTCGCCGAGTTGCAGGAGGCGGTGACGGACAACGAGGTCGTCGCCCTTCCCTTCGCCGATCCCGACCTCGCCTCCCTCGCGCACAACGGCACGGGCGTCACCGGCTCGCTCAGCCACCTCGACGAGGCGACCGATGTCGCCGCCACCACGGTGCGGACCGTGCTGCACGTGACGCCGAGCACCGACTTCGCCTGGCCGGTCGACGGTGCCGTGGACCCGTCGATCATGAAAGTCGCCACCTCCGCCGGCGCCGACAAGGTGATCGCGCGCAGCGACAGCCTCCAAGAGACGGGCAGCCTGACGTACACACCGTCCGCGGCCCGCCCCATCGGCGGCGGCACCACGGCGATCGTCGCGGACGCCCGGATGTCGACGGCGTTCCAGGGCGATCTCACGAGGGCCTCCTCCGCCACGCTCGCCGTCCAGCAGTTCCTCGCCCAGAGCCTCGCCCTCACCCTCCAGACGGGCAAGCAGCGCAGCGTCGTCGTCGCTCCGCAGCGCATGCCCTCGGCACGCCAGGCCCAGGCGATGGCTGAGGCGCTGACGGCGGTGCAGAGCGGGAACTGGTCCGAGCCCCAGGACCTCACGGCGGCCGCCGCCGCCAAGCCGGACCCCGAGGCCACCACGACGGTGCCGGCGGCCTCCAGGTACCCCTCCTCGTTGCGCAAGCAGGAACTGACGCGGACGGCCTTCCAGGAGATCGCCACCACGCAGGACAAGCTCGACAAGTTCAAGGTGGTCCTCAGCGACCAGTCCCGGGTGGTGACCCCCTTCGGGCGGGCCATGAACCGCGAGATGTCCACGACCTGGCGCGGCCGCGCCATGGAGGCGACCAGCTTCCGCTCAGACGTGGAGACGTACCTCGACGAACTGGCCGACCAGGTCATGCTGATCGACAAGTCCGACACCAAGCTCTCCGGGCGCAGCGCCACGATCCCGGTGACCGTGCAGAACAACCTGGTACAGGGCGTGGACCGCCTGGTGCTGCGGCTCACCTCGCTGAGCCCGAAGCGCCTGGAGATCGGCGGCGAGACCTACTCCGAGCAGCCGGTCGAGGTCTCCGGCGGCCACAGCCAGACGGTGAAGTTCACCACGACGGCCAAGGTCAACGGCCAGGCCACGGTGATCGCCCAGCTGTACACGGAGGACGGCCGGGCGTACGGCGAGCCCGTCACCTTCGACGTGAAGGTCACCGAGTTCACCGCCAACGTCATGCTGGTCATCGGCGGCGGATTCCTCCTGCTCGTCCTCGCCGGCTTCCGGATGTACACCCAGCGCAAGCGCGCGGCCGCCCGCGCGGCCGAGGAGGACGGCCTCGACGGGACAGGCGAGGCCGTGGATCTCCCGGAGACCTCCGAGGGCACCGACGACCGTCTCCCCGCGGAGTCCGGCATCCGCTCCCGGGCGGACGACCCGGAGCAGCCGAGTGACCCGGCACCGGACACCCCAGCGGAAAGCGCGGACCCGTCCGGCACGGGTGAGAGAGTGGACCGTTGA